In one Bryobacteraceae bacterium genomic region, the following are encoded:
- a CDS encoding class I fructose-bisphosphate aldolase: MSPQEVIDMAQKLVAGDKGLLAMDESNPTYNKRFAKVGIPQTEEARRDWRELIVTTRGLRESISGAILYDETIRQQTRGGTPFAIALADAGITPGIKVDTGAKEMAGHPGEKITEGLDGLRGRLAEYAQMGARFAKWRAVIAIGDGIPSRASIEANAHSLARYAALCQGPGS, encoded by the coding sequence ATGAGTCCGCAAGAAGTCATAGACATGGCCCAGAAGCTGGTCGCCGGCGACAAGGGTCTGCTTGCGATGGATGAGAGCAATCCAACCTATAACAAGCGATTTGCCAAGGTGGGGATTCCCCAGACCGAGGAGGCCCGGCGCGACTGGCGGGAGTTGATTGTGACCACACGCGGACTCCGTGAGTCCATTAGTGGCGCCATCCTGTATGACGAGACGATCCGGCAGCAGACGCGAGGCGGTACTCCCTTCGCCATAGCCCTCGCTGACGCGGGAATCACGCCCGGCATCAAGGTTGATACCGGGGCGAAGGAGATGGCCGGTCATCCCGGAGAGAAGATCACCGAAGGCCTCGACGGATTGCGCGGCCGGCTGGCGGAATACGCTCAGATGGGCGCCCGCTTTGCCAAATGGCGCGCCGTGATCGCCATCGGAGACGGTATCCCCAGCCGGGCTTCAATCGAGGCCAACGCTCACTCACTGGCTCGTTATGCGGCGTTATGCCAAGGTCCCGGTAGTTGA
- a CDS encoding ADP-polyphosphate phosphotransferase, with protein sequence MKTSIDTEKFRVQPGTNVKLDDWPTTVKPFCKSKKQYQKLLGQHVEELSSLQRIHYASDRYSLLLIFQGMDAAGKDGAIRHVMSGVNPLGCQVFSFKQPSAEELDHDFLWRTTRRLPERGRIGIFNRSYYEEVLIVRVHPEILRSQHLPDELPDAETIWKDRYRSIVDLEEHLHRIGTRIIKFFLHLSKDEQAKRFRERIDEPERNWKFGSSDVLERKSWPLYMQAYEACMSATSTASAPWFVVPADDKQNARLIVSHIVLDTFHDLKMA encoded by the coding sequence ATGAAGACAAGCATCGATACGGAGAAGTTTCGGGTGCAGCCCGGAACGAACGTCAAACTCGACGATTGGCCTACGACGGTGAAGCCGTTCTGCAAGTCGAAGAAACAGTACCAGAAACTCCTGGGACAACACGTTGAGGAGTTGAGTTCGCTGCAACGCATTCACTACGCGTCCGATCGCTACTCGTTGCTGTTGATTTTTCAAGGTATGGACGCGGCCGGCAAGGACGGCGCAATCCGGCATGTCATGTCCGGGGTCAATCCGCTGGGCTGCCAAGTCTTCAGTTTCAAACAGCCGAGCGCAGAGGAATTGGACCATGATTTTCTCTGGCGCACGACGCGCCGGCTTCCCGAACGCGGGCGGATCGGCATCTTCAACCGATCCTATTACGAGGAAGTGCTCATCGTTCGCGTGCATCCGGAAATCCTACGCAGCCAGCATTTGCCGGATGAGCTTCCTGACGCGGAGACCATCTGGAAGGACCGGTATCGTTCCATCGTGGACCTGGAGGAGCATCTCCACCGTATCGGCACCCGGATCATCAAGTTCTTTCTCCACCTGTCGAAGGACGAACAGGCTAAGCGTTTCCGCGAGCGCATCGATGAGCCGGAAAGGAACTGGAAATTCGGTTCCTCGGATGTTCTCGAGAGGAAAAGTTGGCCGCTCTATATGCAGGCTTATGAGGCCTGCATGAGTGCCACGAGCACCGCCAGCGCTCCCTGGTTTGTTGTCCCCGCCGACGACAAGCAGAACGCCCGGCTGATTGTTTCCCATATCGTCCTCGATACGTTCCATGACCTTAAGATGGCCTAG
- a CDS encoding copper-translocating P-type ATPase, with the protein MNEHEHPTKNTPDIEPAQDEVAKKAYAIYLKEGMPQGHAEQNWLEAEAQMPHAGSDHPGNHDHHDDHADMAADFRKRFWISLAITLPILALSPMLQALAGMREAIRFPGDFYVLFGLSSAVFWYGGWPFLKGFFGELKSRRPGMMTLISVAIATAYLYSSAVVFGLTGKMFFWELASLIDIMLLGHWIEMRSVMGASRALEELAKLMPSDAHKLMPDGSVKDVPLNELAVDDKVLIKPGEKIPADGVIVAGESSVNEAMLTGESSPVAKKVGGKVIGGAINGEGSLTIEVKGTGKDSFLSQVIDLVKQAQESKSKTQDLANTAALWLTIIALGGGVITFVIWLVLMEREFAFAIERTVTVMVIACPHALGLAVPLVVAVSTALAAKNGLLIRNRVSFESARKLQAIIFDKTGTLTEGRFGVTDTLLLAQDIDEETLRKYAASVDASSEHPIAKAIAASSEKKVPVENFRGIPGKGAEGRVEGREVKVVSPGFVREQNIDLSDKRIEPLQAQGKTVVFVLVDGKLKGAIALADIVRPEAKQAIDALKALNIRCMMLTGDNKATAKWVSDQVGLDEYFAEVLPQDKAAKVKEVQSRGVLVAMTGDGVNDAPALAQADVGIAIGAGSDVAVETADVILVRSNPLDVVAIVQLSRATYKKMIQNLLWATGYNVVAIPLAAGALFAWGVLLTPALGAVLMSASTAIVAINARLLRLNN; encoded by the coding sequence ATGAACGAACACGAACACCCAACCAAAAATACTCCCGACATTGAGCCTGCGCAGGACGAGGTGGCCAAGAAAGCATACGCGATCTATCTAAAAGAGGGTATGCCACAAGGGCATGCCGAGCAGAATTGGCTGGAGGCCGAAGCTCAAATGCCGCATGCAGGCTCCGACCATCCGGGCAACCATGACCACCACGACGATCATGCTGACATGGCGGCGGATTTCCGGAAACGGTTCTGGATCTCGCTGGCCATCACCCTGCCGATTCTCGCCCTGTCGCCGATGCTTCAAGCGCTGGCGGGGATGCGCGAAGCCATCCGTTTTCCCGGCGACTTTTACGTGTTGTTCGGGCTTTCTTCCGCGGTCTTTTGGTATGGTGGCTGGCCGTTTCTCAAAGGGTTTTTCGGCGAACTCAAGTCCCGCCGTCCCGGGATGATGACGCTCATCTCCGTCGCGATCGCCACGGCATATCTTTACAGCAGTGCCGTGGTGTTCGGCCTGACCGGCAAGATGTTCTTCTGGGAACTGGCCTCGCTCATCGACATCATGTTGCTCGGGCATTGGATTGAAATGAGGTCCGTGATGGGCGCTTCGCGGGCGCTGGAGGAGTTGGCCAAATTGATGCCCTCCGACGCGCACAAGCTCATGCCCGACGGCAGCGTGAAGGACGTGCCGCTGAACGAATTGGCGGTGGACGACAAAGTCCTCATCAAGCCCGGTGAGAAGATTCCCGCAGACGGTGTCATTGTGGCCGGGGAGAGTTCCGTCAACGAGGCGATGCTCACAGGGGAGTCATCCCCGGTTGCCAAGAAGGTCGGCGGCAAGGTGATTGGCGGCGCCATCAACGGGGAAGGTTCGTTGACCATCGAGGTCAAGGGCACCGGCAAGGATTCATTCCTATCGCAGGTCATTGATCTCGTCAAACAGGCCCAGGAAAGCAAATCGAAAACACAGGATCTCGCCAACACCGCGGCGCTGTGGCTCACTATTATCGCCTTGGGGGGCGGTGTGATCACCTTCGTTATCTGGCTGGTTCTCATGGAGAGGGAATTCGCATTCGCCATCGAACGCACCGTCACCGTCATGGTCATTGCCTGCCCGCACGCCTTGGGCCTTGCCGTGCCGCTGGTAGTGGCCGTCTCTACGGCGCTGGCCGCGAAAAATGGCCTGCTAATTCGTAATCGCGTTTCTTTCGAATCCGCGCGGAAACTGCAGGCCATCATTTTTGACAAGACGGGCACGCTTACCGAAGGGCGCTTTGGCGTGACTGACACACTGCTGCTTGCGCAGGACATCGACGAAGAAACGCTACGCAAGTACGCGGCCTCCGTCGACGCGAGTTCCGAACATCCCATCGCCAAGGCTATTGCCGCTTCCTCGGAAAAGAAGGTGCCCGTCGAAAACTTTAGAGGTATCCCGGGCAAAGGCGCCGAAGGAAGGGTCGAGGGCAGAGAGGTCAAGGTTGTTAGCCCGGGTTTCGTGCGTGAACAGAACATCGATCTAAGCGACAAGCGCATCGAGCCACTACAGGCCCAAGGCAAGACGGTCGTATTTGTCCTCGTTGACGGGAAGTTGAAAGGAGCGATCGCTTTGGCCGACATCGTCCGGCCCGAGGCGAAGCAAGCCATCGATGCGCTTAAGGCGTTGAACATCCGCTGCATGATGCTCACCGGCGATAACAAAGCGACTGCAAAATGGGTCTCGGACCAAGTCGGGCTTGATGAATACTTCGCCGAAGTTCTGCCTCAGGACAAAGCTGCCAAAGTCAAGGAGGTCCAATCGCGAGGTGTTTTAGTGGCCATGACTGGCGACGGCGTGAACGATGCCCCAGCGCTGGCGCAGGCCGATGTGGGGATCGCCATCGGAGCCGGTTCCGATGTGGCGGTCGAGACCGCCGATGTCATTTTGGTGCGGAGCAATCCGCTCGATGTCGTGGCTATCGTGCAGCTTTCTCGCGCCACATATAAAAAAATGATTCAGAACCTTCTCTGGGCTACGGGCTACAACGTCGTCGCCATTCCGCTGGCGGCCGGAGCGCTATTCGCGTGGGGCGTGCTGCTCACTCCCGCGCTGGGCGCGGTGCTGATGTCCGCGAGCACTGCGATAGTCGCCATCAACGCGCGACTGCTCAGATTGAATAACTGA
- a CDS encoding M48 family metallopeptidase: MDFFEHQDKARKNTKLLVVYFVIAVACIIASVYIASLLIFYGAQSQQQTGDPARELVLWDPRLFLNVALGTLGVIVIGSLYKTAVLGKGGSDVAESLGGRLVNSNTTNPDERKLRNVIEEMAIASGVPVPKIYVLDDEEGINAFAAGHSPSGAAIGVTRGCMTLLSRDRLQGVIGHEFSHILNGDMRLNLRLMGVIFGILCLAVIGRILLYSRSRSRDKNPMMLLGLALIVIGAIGVFFGRLIQSALSRQREFLADASSVQFTRNPAGLSGALQKIGGVGSRVESPHAGEASHMFFGNGLSKPFLGMLATHPPLDERIRAIDPGWDGKFKEGGVTAVEAESPHAALKPPPSRFPFPPILRMAGAPSGTAGLASNAVQAGAVLPNLGKPTPLQLRYAEDLRTSFSGKIQSAAREPLDATALVYAMLLSRNEALRAKQLTELAERTAPGVSEATAALWPEVAPVVARVRLPLANLALPALRQLRPDEFQQFSQALQWLIESDEQIEVFEFVLQKIVRRHLAPLGKTHSTSIQYHTLKPLVRDCGVVLSALANASSSKASEIKKAFQTGAPYLGAKVDGLQLLPREESGLEQLDTALDRLALAVPQIKKKLIEACVHVVGADGLIQEREAELLRAVADTLDCPIPPFVQISEMTGAAL; encoded by the coding sequence GACAAAGCCAGGAAGAACACAAAGCTGCTGGTGGTCTACTTCGTGATCGCCGTCGCGTGCATCATCGCGTCGGTTTATATCGCTAGTCTGCTGATTTTCTACGGCGCCCAGTCCCAACAGCAGACTGGCGATCCGGCGCGCGAACTCGTCCTGTGGGATCCCAGGCTTTTCTTAAACGTCGCGCTGGGCACGCTCGGCGTCATCGTGATCGGCAGCCTCTACAAAACCGCGGTGTTGGGCAAGGGCGGCAGCGACGTCGCCGAATCGCTCGGCGGACGTCTCGTCAACTCCAACACGACCAATCCCGATGAGCGCAAACTGCGGAACGTCATAGAGGAAATGGCCATCGCCTCCGGCGTGCCCGTCCCGAAGATTTATGTGCTCGACGACGAAGAAGGCATCAACGCCTTTGCCGCCGGTCACTCTCCGAGCGGCGCCGCCATCGGCGTCACGCGCGGTTGCATGACGTTGCTTAGCCGCGATCGGTTGCAGGGCGTCATCGGCCACGAATTTAGTCATATCCTCAATGGCGACATGCGGCTGAATCTCCGCCTCATGGGAGTCATCTTCGGCATCCTGTGCCTCGCTGTGATCGGCCGTATCCTGCTCTACTCGCGCAGCCGCAGCAGGGACAAGAATCCCATGATGCTCCTGGGACTTGCTCTGATCGTCATCGGCGCGATCGGCGTTTTCTTCGGCCGGCTCATCCAGTCCGCGCTCAGCCGCCAACGGGAGTTTCTGGCGGATGCCTCCTCGGTTCAGTTCACCCGCAATCCGGCGGGGCTCTCCGGGGCGCTACAAAAAATCGGCGGCGTCGGCTCACGGGTTGAGTCCCCTCACGCCGGTGAAGCCAGCCATATGTTCTTCGGAAACGGCCTAAGCAAACCATTCCTCGGGATGTTGGCCACCCACCCGCCACTTGACGAACGCATCCGCGCTATCGATCCAGGCTGGGATGGAAAGTTCAAGGAAGGCGGTGTTACCGCGGTTGAAGCCGAATCTCCGCACGCGGCGTTGAAGCCGCCGCCGTCACGATTCCCGTTTCCGCCGATTCTTCGGATGGCAGGCGCGCCGAGTGGCACCGCTGGCCTCGCTTCCAACGCCGTTCAGGCAGGAGCCGTGCTGCCGAACCTGGGCAAGCCGACGCCGCTGCAGTTGCGCTACGCCGAGGATTTACGGACTTCGTTCTCCGGAAAGATCCAATCCGCCGCCCGCGAACCGCTCGACGCCACCGCGCTGGTTTACGCGATGCTCCTCAGTCGGAACGAAGCCTTGCGGGCGAAGCAACTCACCGAACTCGCCGAGCGAACCGCGCCGGGGGTTAGCGAAGCAACCGCCGCGCTCTGGCCTGAAGTCGCGCCCGTCGTCGCGCGCGTGCGGCTTCCGCTCGCGAACCTAGCGTTGCCCGCGCTGCGTCAACTTCGGCCCGACGAGTTCCAGCAATTCAGCCAGGCGTTGCAATGGCTGATTGAGAGTGACGAGCAGATTGAAGTCTTTGAATTCGTCCTACAGAAAATCGTCCGCCGCCACCTCGCGCCGTTGGGCAAAACCCACTCGACGTCCATTCAATACCACACGCTCAAGCCGCTGGTACGGGATTGCGGCGTCGTGCTCTCCGCGCTGGCGAACGCCAGCAGTAGCAAGGCCAGCGAAATCAAAAAGGCATTCCAGACGGGTGCACCCTATCTAGGTGCGAAGGTAGATGGGCTGCAACTCCTGCCACGCGAAGAGAGCGGGCTGGAACAACTGGATACCGCGCTCGATCGCCTCGCGTTGGCCGTACCGCAAATCAAAAAGAAGTTAATCGAAGCCTGTGTGCATGTCGTCGGCGCGGACGGCTTGATCCAGGAACGCGAAGCCGAATTGCTCCGCGCCGTCGCCGACACGCTGGATTGTCCGATCCCGCCGTTTGTGCAAATTTCTGAAATGACCGGAGCCGCTTTATGA
- a CDS encoding phosphoketolase family protein, with protein MTTNSLTPELLHKIDAYWRAANYLSVGQIYLYDNPLLKRPLTIADVKHMLLGHWGTTPGQNFIYAHLNRVIKKYDLNMIYVSGPGHGGPAVVGNTYLEGTYSEIYPNISQDEAGLQKLFLQFSFPGGIPSHASPECPGSIHEGGELGYSLSHSFGAVFDNPDLIVACVVGDGEAETAPLATAWHSNKFLDPATDGAVLPILHLNGYKIANPTLLARITREELEQLLRGYGWTPYFVEGHEPGPMHEAMAATLDTSVEMIRAIQHDARVNGNLTRPRWPMIVLNSPKGWTGPKVIDGRQIEGTFRSHQVPIKDSATDPEHLKLLDAWLRSYRPEELFDENGRLKPELAELAPQGERRMGANPHANGGSLLRDLRMPDFRDYAAEVPSPGVRGIGDTRVLGPFLRDVAKLNREQRSFRVFGPDETISNGLEALFEVTQRQWNAATAPNDEFLAPSGRVMEMLSEHQCQGWLEGYLLTGRHGLFNCYEAFIHIVDSMFNQHAKWLKVTSDLPWRRKIASLNYLLASHVWRQDHNGFTHQDPGFIDHVVNKKAEVVRVYLPPDANCLLSVMDHCLRSRHYVNVVIAGKHPAPQWLTMDAAVKHCTAGIGIWQWASNDQGVAPDVVMACCGDVPTLETLAAVSIMREHLPDLKIRVVNVVDLMKLQPQTEHPHGLSDMDFDELFTKDKPVIFAFHAYPWLIHRLTYRRTNHDNIHVRGYKEEGTITTPFDMTVLNDLDRFHLVMDAINRLPQTGNKGIYLKQQVKDKLIDHKQYIDKYGQDMPEIRNWKWGKAT; from the coding sequence ATGACAACCAACTCACTTACACCGGAGCTGCTCCACAAGATCGACGCCTACTGGCGAGCCGCCAACTATCTGTCGGTCGGCCAGATTTATCTCTACGACAATCCGCTGCTCAAGCGACCACTGACGATTGCGGACGTGAAGCACATGCTGCTGGGACACTGGGGCACTACTCCTGGGCAGAATTTCATTTACGCGCACTTGAACAGGGTCATCAAGAAGTACGACCTCAACATGATCTACGTCTCAGGCCCCGGGCACGGCGGTCCGGCCGTGGTGGGCAACACCTATCTCGAGGGCACTTACAGTGAGATCTATCCCAACATCAGTCAGGACGAAGCCGGGCTTCAGAAGCTCTTCCTTCAGTTTTCGTTTCCCGGAGGAATTCCCAGCCACGCATCGCCGGAGTGCCCCGGTTCGATCCATGAGGGCGGCGAACTGGGCTATTCGCTTAGCCATTCGTTCGGGGCTGTGTTCGACAATCCCGATCTCATCGTCGCCTGCGTCGTCGGCGATGGCGAGGCGGAGACCGCACCGCTAGCCACGGCCTGGCATTCCAATAAATTTCTCGATCCGGCCACGGACGGCGCGGTGCTGCCAATCCTCCATCTCAACGGGTACAAGATTGCCAACCCGACCCTCCTCGCGCGTATCACCCGCGAGGAATTGGAACAGTTGCTGCGCGGCTACGGGTGGACGCCCTACTTCGTCGAGGGTCACGAGCCCGGGCCGATGCATGAGGCCATGGCCGCGACACTCGACACTTCGGTGGAGATGATCAGGGCGATTCAACATGATGCCCGTGTGAATGGCAACCTGACTCGCCCGCGCTGGCCGATGATTGTCCTCAATTCACCCAAAGGCTGGACGGGGCCAAAGGTGATCGATGGCAGGCAGATCGAAGGCACCTTCCGTTCGCATCAGGTTCCGATCAAGGACTCGGCCACAGATCCGGAACATCTCAAGCTGCTCGACGCCTGGCTGAGGAGTTACCGTCCGGAAGAACTCTTCGATGAAAACGGCCGCTTGAAACCGGAACTGGCCGAACTCGCTCCGCAAGGGGAGCGCCGGATGGGCGCGAATCCCCACGCCAACGGCGGCAGTCTGCTTCGCGACTTACGCATGCCGGATTTCCGCGATTACGCCGCCGAAGTGCCCTCACCGGGCGTGCGCGGCATTGGCGACACACGCGTGCTCGGGCCTTTTCTGCGCGATGTAGCGAAGCTGAACCGTGAACAGCGGAGCTTCCGGGTCTTCGGCCCCGACGAGACGATCTCCAACGGGCTGGAAGCCTTGTTCGAAGTGACCCAACGCCAATGGAATGCCGCAACAGCGCCGAACGATGAATTCCTCGCACCTTCCGGCCGCGTGATGGAAATGCTCAGCGAGCACCAATGCCAGGGCTGGCTCGAAGGCTACCTCCTCACTGGGCGGCATGGGCTTTTCAATTGCTACGAGGCGTTCATCCACATCGTCGATTCGATGTTCAACCAGCACGCCAAGTGGCTGAAGGTCACGTCGGATCTGCCGTGGCGGCGGAAGATCGCCTCGTTAAACTACCTGCTGGCCTCTCATGTCTGGCGCCAGGACCACAACGGATTCACCCACCAGGACCCCGGTTTCATCGACCACGTCGTGAACAAGAAGGCCGAAGTGGTGCGTGTTTACCTTCCGCCGGACGCAAACTGCCTGCTGTCGGTGATGGACCACTGCCTGCGCAGCCGCCATTACGTCAACGTCGTGATCGCGGGCAAGCACCCGGCGCCGCAATGGTTGACGATGGACGCCGCCGTCAAGCACTGCACCGCGGGCATCGGTATCTGGCAGTGGGCCAGCAACGACCAGGGCGTTGCGCCCGACGTTGTCATGGCCTGCTGCGGCGACGTGCCCACGCTGGAGACGCTCGCCGCTGTATCCATCATGCGCGAGCATCTGCCCGACCTGAAAATCCGGGTGGTCAACGTCGTCGACCTCATGAAGTTACAGCCGCAAACCGAGCACCCGCACGGGTTGAGCGACATGGACTTCGACGAGCTCTTCACCAAGGACAAGCCGGTGATCTTTGCCTTTCATGCCTACCCTTGGTTGATTCACAGGCTGACCTACCGCCGCACCAACCACGACAACATCCACGTCCGCGGCTACAAGGAAGAGGGCACCATCACCACACCCTTCGACATGACGGTGCTGAACGATCTTGACCGCTTTCACCTCGTGATGGACGCAATCAACCGCTTGCCGCAGACCGGCAACAAAGGCATCTACCTGAAGCAGCAAGTCAAGGACAAGCTAATCGACCACAAGCAGTACATCGACAAATACGGCCAAGACATGCCGGAGATTCGGAACTGGAAGTGGGGTAAGGCGACATGA
- a CDS encoding class I fructose-bisphosphate aldolase — protein MRRYAKVPVVEPEVLMDGDHCLERCGEVTEEVLRTVFTQLCTQRVMLEGMILKPNMFLPGLTCPKQQTVDQVRDATVHCFLRAVPAAVQRIAFLSGGQSAELASARLNAMNARFKSPPWALVFSFAHAIQQPALEIWSGDKANIEAAQQALLHRANCNQAARRGEYDAAAHGVRV, from the coding sequence ATGCGGCGTTATGCCAAGGTCCCGGTAGTTGAGCCGGAAGTGCTCATGGACGGCGATCATTGTCTGGAGCGGTGCGGCGAGGTAACGGAGGAAGTGCTGCGAACGGTATTCACCCAGCTTTGCACCCAACGGGTGATGCTGGAAGGAATGATCCTGAAGCCCAACATGTTCCTTCCGGGATTGACATGTCCCAAACAGCAAACAGTGGACCAGGTGCGTGACGCCACTGTGCACTGTTTCTTGCGGGCTGTTCCCGCTGCCGTTCAGAGAATTGCCTTCTTGTCGGGCGGCCAATCCGCTGAACTCGCATCGGCCCGGTTGAATGCCATGAATGCCAGATTCAAATCGCCACCCTGGGCACTGGTCTTTTCCTTCGCCCACGCCATCCAGCAACCGGCCTTGGAAATATGGTCTGGCGACAAGGCCAACATTGAAGCGGCACAGCAAGCCCTCCTACACCGGGCCAACTGCAATCAGGCCGCGCGCCGTGGCGAATACGATGCCGCGGCGCATGGGGTGCGAGTATGA
- a CDS encoding histidine phosphatase family protein produces the protein MTTSKSIPLRLYFIRHGETGWTISGQHTGRTDIPLTAHGEDEARELVPRIRDSAFAHVLTSPLERARRTCELLGLGGVAKIEPDLAEWDYGDYEGRRSADIREGRPDWNLFRDGPPHGETPAQISNRADRVIAGLRGLDGNVALFSHGHFGRVLAARWIGLSVESAQYLLLSTASLSVLCYEHDQTDQPAIALWNSSARPFDQEPDQCAGNTRLMQERAIQRWDNEGGGIPQRAARRGEQHAAMEGMTA, from the coding sequence ATGACAACGAGCAAATCCATACCCTTGCGCCTTTACTTCATCCGGCATGGCGAAACCGGGTGGACGATCTCCGGACAGCACACCGGCCGCACGGACATTCCGTTGACCGCGCACGGCGAGGACGAGGCGCGGGAACTTGTTCCGCGCATCCGGGACAGCGCTTTTGCCCATGTGTTGACCAGTCCCCTAGAGCGCGCGCGGCGAACCTGTGAGTTGCTCGGGTTGGGTGGCGTCGCGAAAATTGAACCTGACTTGGCGGAATGGGACTATGGCGATTACGAAGGACGCCGCTCCGCGGATATTCGCGAGGGCCGGCCGGACTGGAATCTTTTTCGGGACGGCCCGCCGCACGGTGAAACGCCCGCTCAAATCTCCAACCGCGCTGACCGTGTGATTGCGGGTCTCCGTGGGCTCGATGGCAATGTCGCGCTCTTCTCACATGGACACTTTGGCCGCGTCCTAGCCGCCCGCTGGATTGGGCTGTCCGTCGAGTCGGCACAATATTTGTTGCTCAGCACAGCATCGCTTAGCGTGCTCTGTTACGAGCATGATCAAACCGATCAGCCTGCCATCGCTCTATGGAACTCCTCCGCCCGCCCATTCGACCAGGAACCCGACCAGTGCGCTGGCAACACAAGACTCATGCAGGAGCGGGCAATTCAACGATGGGACAACGAAGGAGGAGGGATTCCTCAACGGGCGGCACGACGTGGCGAACAGCATGCCGCTATGGAAGGGATGACCGCATGA
- a CDS encoding acetate/propionate family kinase, with translation MAASDHRTAVSFLLDWLEAQPVFASVKAAGHRVVHGIKHSEPARVTPKLLAELHRNTQYAPDHLPRELGLIEELMRRSPKLPQVVCFDTAFNRTMPSVAKLLPIPRRYAAKGVERYGFHGLSYAYLMEELDRLDPTAAKGRVILAHLGSGASLAAVRHGKSVDTSMGFTPTAGLVMGTRAGDLDPGLVYYLARTEHMTAAQFQRMVNHESGLLGVSGTSSDLRDLCEGEATDVRAAEAVEIFCYQVKKWIGSFAAVLGGLDVLVFAAGIGENAPVIRQRICEGLGFLGVELNPKRNAKNAPVISPDAGRVKVRVIHTNEELMIARSVTRVLKLASIGELKL, from the coding sequence CTGGCCGCATCCGACCACCGCACGGCAGTAAGTTTTCTGCTGGACTGGCTCGAGGCGCAGCCGGTCTTCGCGTCGGTCAAGGCCGCGGGGCACCGCGTGGTGCATGGGATCAAACATTCTGAACCGGCGCGGGTCACGCCGAAACTACTCGCGGAACTACACCGCAACACGCAGTATGCCCCTGACCATCTGCCGCGCGAACTTGGGCTGATCGAGGAACTCATGCGGCGGAGCCCAAAACTGCCCCAGGTGGTGTGCTTTGACACCGCGTTTAACCGCACCATGCCCAGCGTCGCGAAGTTACTGCCGATTCCGAGGCGCTATGCGGCAAAGGGTGTCGAACGCTACGGCTTCCACGGCCTGTCCTACGCCTATCTGATGGAGGAACTCGACCGCCTCGACCCCACTGCCGCGAAGGGCCGCGTGATCCTGGCGCATCTCGGCAGTGGCGCAAGCCTGGCCGCTGTACGCCATGGCAAGAGCGTCGATACCAGCATGGGCTTCACGCCCACGGCAGGATTGGTAATGGGCACCCGCGCGGGTGACCTGGATCCCGGCCTGGTTTACTACCTGGCGCGTACCGAGCATATGACTGCCGCACAGTTTCAGCGGATGGTGAACCATGAATCCGGGTTGCTCGGAGTTTCCGGGACGAGTTCCGACCTGCGCGACTTGTGCGAGGGGGAAGCCACCGATGTCCGCGCGGCGGAGGCGGTGGAGATATTTTGCTACCAGGTGAAGAAATGGATCGGCTCTTTCGCCGCGGTGCTGGGCGGCCTTGACGTGCTCGTCTTCGCCGCGGGCATCGGCGAAAACGCGCCGGTCATCCGGCAGCGCATCTGCGAAGGACTGGGCTTTCTTGGCGTCGAACTGAACCCGAAGCGCAATGCGAAGAATGCGCCGGTGATTTCGCCGGACGCCGGACGCGTCAAAGTGCGGGTCATCCACACCAATGAAGAGCTCATGATTGCGAGGTCCGTCACGCGCGTCCTCAAACTCGCTTCAATCGGAGAACTTAAGCTATGA